In one window of Ovis aries strain OAR_USU_Benz2616 breed Rambouillet chromosome 3, ARS-UI_Ramb_v3.0, whole genome shotgun sequence DNA:
- the ITGA7 gene encoding integrin alpha-7 isoform X1 — protein MAGPPGRDPWGTPGICYLFGSLLAGLLFPGAAAFNLDVMGALRKEGEPGSLFGFSVALHRQLQPRPQSWLLVGAPQALALPGQQANRTGGLFACPLSLEETDCYRVDIDRGADVQKESKENQWLGVSVRSQGPGGKIVTCAHRYEARQRVDQILETRDVIGRCFVLSQDLAIRDELDGGEWKFCEGRPQGHEQFGFCQQGTAAAFSPDSHYLLFGAPGTYNWKGTARVELCVQGSADLAHLDDGPYEAGGEKEQDPRLIPVPANSYFGLLFVTNIDSSDPDQLVYKTLDPADRLPGLAGDLALNSYLGFSIDSGKGLMRAEELSFVAGAPRANHKGAVVILRKDSASRLVPEVTLSGERLTSGFGYSLAVADLNNDGWTDLVVGAPYFFERQEELGGAVYVYMNEGGHWAGVAPLRLCGSPDSMFGISLAVLGDLNQDGFPDLAVGAPFDGDGKVFIYHGSSLGVVTKPSQVLEGEAVGIKSFGYSLSGGLDVDGNHYPDLLVGSLDDTAALFRARPVLHVSHEVSILPRAIDLEQPNCANGHLVCMDLRVCFSYVALPSSYSPTVALDYVLDGDTDRRLRGQVPRVTFLSRGPDDPKHQSSGTVWLKHQHDRVCGDTMLQLQENVKDKLRAIVVTLSYGLQTPRLRRQAPGQGLPPVAPILNAHQPSTQRTEIHFLKQGCGEDKICQSNLQLVHARFCARISDTEFQPLPMDADGTTALFALSGQPVIGLELKVTNLPSDPAQPQADGDDAHEAQLLVTLPAALHYSGVRGLDPVEKPLCLSDENASHVECELGNPMKRGAQVTFYLILSTSGITIETAELEVELLLATISEQELHPVLARARVFIELPLSITGVAIPQQLFFSGVVRGESAMRSERDVGSKVKYEVTVSNQGQSLNTLGSAFLNIMWPHEIANGKWLLYPMRVELEGGQGSGQRGLCSPRPNILQLDVDSRDRRKRELEPPESQEPREQPEPSTSWWPVSSAEKRKNITLDCARGTANCMVFSCPLYSFDRAAVLHVWGRLWNSTFLEEYSAVKSLEVIVRANITVKSSIKNLLLRDASTVIPVMVYLDPAAVAAEGVPWWVILLAVLAGLLVLALLVLLMWKMGFFKRARYPEATIPQYHAVKIPREDRQQFKEEKTGTILRNNWGSPRREGPDAHPILAGDGHPELGSDGHPVPGTA, from the exons ATGGCGGGACCTCCGGGCCGCGATCCTTGGGGGACCCCTGGGATTTGTTACCTTTTCGGCTCCCTGCTCGCCGGACTGCTCTTCCCAGGGGCTGCCGCCTTCAATCTGGACGTGATGGGCGCCCTGCGCAAGGAGGGCGAGCCGGGGAGCCTCTTTGGCTTCTCGGTGGCTCTGCATCGGCAGTTGCAGCCGCGACCCCAGAGCTG GCTGCTGGTGGGCGCTCCCCAGGCTCTGGCCCTGCCAGGGCAGCAGGCAAATCGCACTGGAGGTCTCTTCGCTTGCCCCCTGAGCCTGGAAGAGACTGACTGCTACAGAGTGGACATCGACCGGGGAG CTGATGTGCAGAAGGAGAGTAAGGAGAACCAGTGGCTGGGAGTCAGTGTTCGGAGCCAGGGGCCTGGGGGCAAGATTGTT ACCTGCGCACACCGATACGAGGCGCGGCAGCGTGTAGACCAGATCCTGGAGACGAGGGATGTGATCGGCCGCTGCTTTGTTCTAAGCCAGGACCTGGCCATCCGAGATGAGCTGGATGGTGGGGAGTGGAAGTTCTGTGAGGGACGCCCCCAGGGCCACGAACAGTTCGGCTTCTGCCAGCAGGGCACGGCGGCTGCCTTCTCCCCTGACAGCCACTATCTCCTCTTTGGGGCTCCAGGAACCTATAACTGGAAGG GCACGGCCAGGGTGGAGCTCTGTGTGCAGGGCTCAGCGGACCTGGCACACCTGGACGACGGGCCCTACGAGGCGGGGGGTGAGAAGGAGCAGGACCCCCGCCTCATCCCGGTCCCTGCCAACAGCTACTTTG GGTTGCTCTTTGTGACCAACATTGATAGCTCAGACCCTGACCAGCTGGTGTATAAAACTTTGGACCCTGCTGACCGGCTCCCAGGACTGGCCGGCGACTTGGCCCTGAATAGCTACTTAG GTTTCTCAATCGACTCGGGGAAGGGACTGATGCGAGCTGAGGAGCTGAGCTTTGTGGCAGGGGCCCCCCGTGCCAACCACAAGGGTGCTGTGGTCATTCTACGCAAAGACAGTGCCAGTCGCCTGGTGCCTGAAGTGACGCTGTCCGGGGAGCGCCTGACCTCCGGCTTTGGCTACTCGCTGGCCGTGGCTGATCTCAACAATGATGG CTGGACAGACCTGGTAGTTGGTGCCCCCTACTTCTTCGAGCGCCAAGAAGAACTGGGGGGTGCCGTGTATGTGTACATGAACGAGGGGGGTCACTGGGCCGGGGTCGCCCCTCTCCGGCTCTGCGGCTCCCCTGACTCCATGTTTGGGATCAGCCTGGCAGTCCTGGGGGACCTCAATCAAGACGGCTTCCCAG ACCTTGCTGTGGGGGCTCCCTTCGATGGGGATGGGAAGGTCTTTATCTACCACGGGAGCAGTCTGGGGGTTGTCACCAAGCCATCCCAG GTGTTGGAAGGTGAGGCCGTGGGCATAAAGAGCTTTGGCTACTCCCTGTCGGGTGGCCTGGACGTGGATGGGAACCACTATCCAGACTTGCTGGTGGGTTCCCTGGATGACACTGCTGCGCTCTTCAG GGCCAGGCCCGTCCTCCATGTCTCCCACGAGGTCTCTATTCTTCCACGAGCCATCGACCTAGAACAGCCCAACTGTGCCAATGGCCACTTGGTCTG CATGGACCTGAGGGTCTGTTTCAGCTATGTCGCATTGCCCAGCAGCTATAGCCCTACTGTGG CCCTGGATTACGTGTTAGATGGGGACACAGACCGGAGACTCCGGGGCCAGGTGCCCCGTGTGACCTTCCTGAGCCGTGGCCCCGATGACCCCAAGCACCAGTCCTCAGGCACCGTGTGGCTGAAACACCAGCATGACCGAGTCTGTGGAGACACCATGCTCCAGCTTCAG GAGAATGTCAAAGACAAGCTTCGGGCCATCGTCGTGACCCTGTCCTATGGTCTCCAGACCCCTCGGCTCCGACGACAGGCTCCTGGTCAGGGGCTGCCCCCAGTGGCCCCCATCCTCAACGCCCACCAGCCCAGCACCCAGCGGACAGAG ATCCACTTCCTGAAGCAAGGCTGTGGTGAAGACAAGATCTGCCAGAGCAATCTGCAGCTGGTCCACGCCCGGTTCTGTGCCCGCATCAGTGACACGGAGTTTCAGCCTCTGCCCAT GGATGCGGATGGGACGACAGCCTTGTTTGCTCTGAGTGGGCAGCCAGTCATCGGCCTGGAGCTGAAGGTCACCAATCTACCCTCggacccagcccagccccaggctgATGGGGATGATGCTCATGAAGCCCAGCTCCTGGTCACCCTCCCTGCCGCTCTACACTACTCGGGAGTCCGGGGCCTGGACCCTGTG GAGAAGCCGCTGTGCCTGTCTGATGAGAATGCCTCCCATGTCGAGTGTGAGCTGGGGAACCCCATGAAGAGAGGCGCCCAG GTTACCTTCTACCTCATCCTTAGCACCTCGGGGATCACCATTGAAACCGCAGAGCTGGAGGTGGAGCTGCTGTTGGCCAC CATCAGCGAGCAGGAGCTGCATCCAGTCTTGGCCCGTGCCCGTGTCTTCATTGAGCTGCCACTGTCCATCACGGG GGTGGCCATTCCCCAGCAGCTCTTCTTCTCCGGTGTGGTACGGGGAGAGAGTGCAATGCGGTCTGAGCGGGATGTGGGCAGCAAGGTCAAGTACGAGGTCACG GTTTCCAACCAAGGCCAGTCGCTCAACACCCTGGGCTCGGCCTTCCTCAACATCATGTGGCCCCATGAGATTGCCAACGGGAAGTGGTTGCTGTACCCCATGCGGGTGGAGCTGGAAGGCGGGCAGGGGTCCGGGCAGAGGGGGCTCTGTTCCCCCAGGCCCAACATCCTCCAACTG gaTGTGGACAGCAGGGACAGGAGGAAGCGGGAGCTGGAGCCACCGGAGTCACAGGAACCTCGAGAGCAGCCGGAGCCCAGCACGTCCTGGTGGCCAGTGTCCTCTGCTGAGAAGAGGAAAAACATCACCCTG GACTGTGCCCGGGGCACGGCCAACTGCATGGTGTTCAGCTGCCCTCTCTACAGCTTTGACCGCGCGGCTGTGCTGCACGTCTGGGGCCGCCTCTGGAACAGCACCTTCCTGGAG GAGTACTCAGCTGTAAAGTCTCTGGAAGTGATTGTTCGAGCCAACATCACCGTGAAATCCTCCATCAAGAACTTGCTGCTCAGAGATGCTTCCACGGTG atcCCGGTGATGGTGTACCTCGACCCTGCGGCTGTGGCGGCAGAAGGAGTCCCCTGGTGGGTCATCCTGTTGGCTGTACTAGCCGGGCTGCTGGTATTGGCGCTGCTGGTGCTGCTCATGTGGAAG ATGGGATTCTTCAAGCGAGCGCGGTACCCCGAAGCCACCATACCCCAATACCATGCGGTGAAGATCCCGCGGGAAGACCGGCAGCAGTTCAAGGAGGAGAAGACGGGCACCATCTTGAGGAACAACTGGGGCAGCCCCCGGCGGGAGGGCCCAGACGCCCACCCCATCCTGGCTGGGGATGGGCACCCAGAGCTGGGCTCTGATGGGCACCCGGTGCCAGGCACAGCCTAG
- the ITGA7 gene encoding integrin alpha-7 isoform X2: MAGPPGRDPWGTPGICYLFGSLLAGLLFPGAAAFNLDVMGALRKEGEPGSLFGFSVALHRQLQPRPQSWLLVGAPQALALPGQQANRTGGLFACPLSLEETDCYRVDIDRGADVQKESKENQWLGVSVRSQGPGGKIVTCAHRYEARQRVDQILETRDVIGRCFVLSQDLAIRDELDGGEWKFCEGRPQGHEQFGFCQQGTAAAFSPDSHYLLFGAPGTYNWKGTARVELCVQGSADLAHLDDGPYEAGGEKEQDPRLIPVPANSYFGLLFVTNIDSSDPDQLVYKTLDPADRLPGLAGDLALNSYLGFSIDSGKGLMRAEELSFVAGAPRANHKGAVVILRKDSASRLVPEVTLSGERLTSGFGYSLAVADLNNDGWTDLVVGAPYFFERQEELGGAVYVYMNEGGHWAGVAPLRLCGSPDSMFGISLAVLGDLNQDGFPDLAVGAPFDGDGKVFIYHGSSLGVVTKPSQVLEGEAVGIKSFGYSLSGGLDVDGNHYPDLLVGSLDDTAALFRARPVLHVSHEVSILPRAIDLEQPNCANGHLVCMDLRVCFSYVALPSSYSPTVALDYVLDGDTDRRLRGQVPRVTFLSRGPDDPKHQSSGTVWLKHQHDRVCGDTMLQLQENVKDKLRAIVVTLSYGLQTPRLRRQAPGQGLPPVAPILNAHQPSTQRTEIHFLKQGCGEDKICQSNLQLVHARFCARISDTEFQPLPMDADGTTALFALSGQPVIGLELKVTNLPSDPAQPQADGDDAHEAQLLVTLPAALHYSGVRGLDPVEKPLCLSDENASHVECELGNPMKRGAQVTFYLILSTSGITIETAELEVELLLATISEQELHPVLARARVFIELPLSITGVAIPQQLFFSGVVRGESAMRSERDVGSKVKYEVTVSNQGQSLNTLGSAFLNIMWPHEIANGKWLLYPMRVELEGGQGSGQRGLCSPRPNILQLDVDSRDRRKRELEPPESQEPREQPEPSTSWWPVSSAEKRKNITLDCARGTANCMVFSCPLYSFDRAAVLHVWGRLWNSTFLEEYSAVKSLEVIVRANITVKSSIKNLLLRDASTVIPVMVYLDPAAVAAEGVPWWVILLAVLAGLLVLALLVLLMWKCGFFRRSSQSSSFPTNYHRARLAVQPSAVEAGGPGTVGWDSSSERGTPKPPYPNTMR, from the exons ATGGCGGGACCTCCGGGCCGCGATCCTTGGGGGACCCCTGGGATTTGTTACCTTTTCGGCTCCCTGCTCGCCGGACTGCTCTTCCCAGGGGCTGCCGCCTTCAATCTGGACGTGATGGGCGCCCTGCGCAAGGAGGGCGAGCCGGGGAGCCTCTTTGGCTTCTCGGTGGCTCTGCATCGGCAGTTGCAGCCGCGACCCCAGAGCTG GCTGCTGGTGGGCGCTCCCCAGGCTCTGGCCCTGCCAGGGCAGCAGGCAAATCGCACTGGAGGTCTCTTCGCTTGCCCCCTGAGCCTGGAAGAGACTGACTGCTACAGAGTGGACATCGACCGGGGAG CTGATGTGCAGAAGGAGAGTAAGGAGAACCAGTGGCTGGGAGTCAGTGTTCGGAGCCAGGGGCCTGGGGGCAAGATTGTT ACCTGCGCACACCGATACGAGGCGCGGCAGCGTGTAGACCAGATCCTGGAGACGAGGGATGTGATCGGCCGCTGCTTTGTTCTAAGCCAGGACCTGGCCATCCGAGATGAGCTGGATGGTGGGGAGTGGAAGTTCTGTGAGGGACGCCCCCAGGGCCACGAACAGTTCGGCTTCTGCCAGCAGGGCACGGCGGCTGCCTTCTCCCCTGACAGCCACTATCTCCTCTTTGGGGCTCCAGGAACCTATAACTGGAAGG GCACGGCCAGGGTGGAGCTCTGTGTGCAGGGCTCAGCGGACCTGGCACACCTGGACGACGGGCCCTACGAGGCGGGGGGTGAGAAGGAGCAGGACCCCCGCCTCATCCCGGTCCCTGCCAACAGCTACTTTG GGTTGCTCTTTGTGACCAACATTGATAGCTCAGACCCTGACCAGCTGGTGTATAAAACTTTGGACCCTGCTGACCGGCTCCCAGGACTGGCCGGCGACTTGGCCCTGAATAGCTACTTAG GTTTCTCAATCGACTCGGGGAAGGGACTGATGCGAGCTGAGGAGCTGAGCTTTGTGGCAGGGGCCCCCCGTGCCAACCACAAGGGTGCTGTGGTCATTCTACGCAAAGACAGTGCCAGTCGCCTGGTGCCTGAAGTGACGCTGTCCGGGGAGCGCCTGACCTCCGGCTTTGGCTACTCGCTGGCCGTGGCTGATCTCAACAATGATGG CTGGACAGACCTGGTAGTTGGTGCCCCCTACTTCTTCGAGCGCCAAGAAGAACTGGGGGGTGCCGTGTATGTGTACATGAACGAGGGGGGTCACTGGGCCGGGGTCGCCCCTCTCCGGCTCTGCGGCTCCCCTGACTCCATGTTTGGGATCAGCCTGGCAGTCCTGGGGGACCTCAATCAAGACGGCTTCCCAG ACCTTGCTGTGGGGGCTCCCTTCGATGGGGATGGGAAGGTCTTTATCTACCACGGGAGCAGTCTGGGGGTTGTCACCAAGCCATCCCAG GTGTTGGAAGGTGAGGCCGTGGGCATAAAGAGCTTTGGCTACTCCCTGTCGGGTGGCCTGGACGTGGATGGGAACCACTATCCAGACTTGCTGGTGGGTTCCCTGGATGACACTGCTGCGCTCTTCAG GGCCAGGCCCGTCCTCCATGTCTCCCACGAGGTCTCTATTCTTCCACGAGCCATCGACCTAGAACAGCCCAACTGTGCCAATGGCCACTTGGTCTG CATGGACCTGAGGGTCTGTTTCAGCTATGTCGCATTGCCCAGCAGCTATAGCCCTACTGTGG CCCTGGATTACGTGTTAGATGGGGACACAGACCGGAGACTCCGGGGCCAGGTGCCCCGTGTGACCTTCCTGAGCCGTGGCCCCGATGACCCCAAGCACCAGTCCTCAGGCACCGTGTGGCTGAAACACCAGCATGACCGAGTCTGTGGAGACACCATGCTCCAGCTTCAG GAGAATGTCAAAGACAAGCTTCGGGCCATCGTCGTGACCCTGTCCTATGGTCTCCAGACCCCTCGGCTCCGACGACAGGCTCCTGGTCAGGGGCTGCCCCCAGTGGCCCCCATCCTCAACGCCCACCAGCCCAGCACCCAGCGGACAGAG ATCCACTTCCTGAAGCAAGGCTGTGGTGAAGACAAGATCTGCCAGAGCAATCTGCAGCTGGTCCACGCCCGGTTCTGTGCCCGCATCAGTGACACGGAGTTTCAGCCTCTGCCCAT GGATGCGGATGGGACGACAGCCTTGTTTGCTCTGAGTGGGCAGCCAGTCATCGGCCTGGAGCTGAAGGTCACCAATCTACCCTCggacccagcccagccccaggctgATGGGGATGATGCTCATGAAGCCCAGCTCCTGGTCACCCTCCCTGCCGCTCTACACTACTCGGGAGTCCGGGGCCTGGACCCTGTG GAGAAGCCGCTGTGCCTGTCTGATGAGAATGCCTCCCATGTCGAGTGTGAGCTGGGGAACCCCATGAAGAGAGGCGCCCAG GTTACCTTCTACCTCATCCTTAGCACCTCGGGGATCACCATTGAAACCGCAGAGCTGGAGGTGGAGCTGCTGTTGGCCAC CATCAGCGAGCAGGAGCTGCATCCAGTCTTGGCCCGTGCCCGTGTCTTCATTGAGCTGCCACTGTCCATCACGGG GGTGGCCATTCCCCAGCAGCTCTTCTTCTCCGGTGTGGTACGGGGAGAGAGTGCAATGCGGTCTGAGCGGGATGTGGGCAGCAAGGTCAAGTACGAGGTCACG GTTTCCAACCAAGGCCAGTCGCTCAACACCCTGGGCTCGGCCTTCCTCAACATCATGTGGCCCCATGAGATTGCCAACGGGAAGTGGTTGCTGTACCCCATGCGGGTGGAGCTGGAAGGCGGGCAGGGGTCCGGGCAGAGGGGGCTCTGTTCCCCCAGGCCCAACATCCTCCAACTG gaTGTGGACAGCAGGGACAGGAGGAAGCGGGAGCTGGAGCCACCGGAGTCACAGGAACCTCGAGAGCAGCCGGAGCCCAGCACGTCCTGGTGGCCAGTGTCCTCTGCTGAGAAGAGGAAAAACATCACCCTG GACTGTGCCCGGGGCACGGCCAACTGCATGGTGTTCAGCTGCCCTCTCTACAGCTTTGACCGCGCGGCTGTGCTGCACGTCTGGGGCCGCCTCTGGAACAGCACCTTCCTGGAG GAGTACTCAGCTGTAAAGTCTCTGGAAGTGATTGTTCGAGCCAACATCACCGTGAAATCCTCCATCAAGAACTTGCTGCTCAGAGATGCTTCCACGGTG atcCCGGTGATGGTGTACCTCGACCCTGCGGCTGTGGCGGCAGAAGGAGTCCCCTGGTGGGTCATCCTGTTGGCTGTACTAGCCGGGCTGCTGGTATTGGCGCTGCTGGTGCTGCTCATGTGGAAG TGTGGCTTCTTCCGTCGGAGCAGCCAGAGCTCATCTTTTCCCACCAACTATCACCGGGCCCGGCTGGCTGTGCAGCCCTCAGCTGTGGAAGCTGGGGGTCCAGGGACTGTGGG ATGGGATTCTTCAAGCGAGCGCGGTACCCCGAAGCCACCATACCCCAATACCATGCGGTGA
- the ITGA7 gene encoding integrin alpha-7 isoform X6: protein MAGPPGRDPWGTPGICYLFGSLLAGLLFPGAAAFNLDVMGALRKEGEPGSLFGFSVALHRQLQPRPQSWLLVGAPQALALPGQQANRTGGLFACPLSLEETDCYRVDIDRGADVQKESKENQWLGVSVRSQGPGGKIVTCAHRYEARQRVDQILETRDVIGRCFVLSQDLAIRDELDGGEWKFCEGRPQGHEQFGFCQQGTAAAFSPDSHYLLFGAPGTYNWKGLLFVTNIDSSDPDQLVYKTLDPADRLPGLAGDLALNSYLGFSIDSGKGLMRAEELSFVAGAPRANHKGAVVILRKDSASRLVPEVTLSGERLTSGFGYSLAVADLNNDGWTDLVVGAPYFFERQEELGGAVYVYMNEGGHWAGVAPLRLCGSPDSMFGISLAVLGDLNQDGFPDLAVGAPFDGDGKVFIYHGSSLGVVTKPSQVLEGEAVGIKSFGYSLSGGLDVDGNHYPDLLVGSLDDTAALFRARPVLHVSHEVSILPRAIDLEQPNCANGHLVCMDLRVCFSYVALPSSYSPTVALDYVLDGDTDRRLRGQVPRVTFLSRGPDDPKHQSSGTVWLKHQHDRVCGDTMLQLQENVKDKLRAIVVTLSYGLQTPRLRRQAPGQGLPPVAPILNAHQPSTQRTEIHFLKQGCGEDKICQSNLQLVHARFCARISDTEFQPLPMDADGTTALFALSGQPVIGLELKVTNLPSDPAQPQADGDDAHEAQLLVTLPAALHYSGVRGLDPVEKPLCLSDENASHVECELGNPMKRGAQVTFYLILSTSGITIETAELEVELLLATISEQELHPVLARARVFIELPLSITGVAIPQQLFFSGVVRGESAMRSERDVGSKVKYEVTVSNQGQSLNTLGSAFLNIMWPHEIANGKWLLYPMRVELEGGQGSGQRGLCSPRPNILQLDVDSRDRRKRELEPPESQEPREQPEPSTSWWPVSSAEKRKNITLDCARGTANCMVFSCPLYSFDRAAVLHVWGRLWNSTFLEEYSAVKSLEVIVRANITVKSSIKNLLLRDASTVIPVMVYLDPAAVAAEGVPWWVILLAVLAGLLVLALLVLLMWKCGFFRRSSQSSSFPTNYHRARLAVQPSAVEAGGPGTVGWDSSSERGTPKPPYPNTMR from the exons ATGGCGGGACCTCCGGGCCGCGATCCTTGGGGGACCCCTGGGATTTGTTACCTTTTCGGCTCCCTGCTCGCCGGACTGCTCTTCCCAGGGGCTGCCGCCTTCAATCTGGACGTGATGGGCGCCCTGCGCAAGGAGGGCGAGCCGGGGAGCCTCTTTGGCTTCTCGGTGGCTCTGCATCGGCAGTTGCAGCCGCGACCCCAGAGCTG GCTGCTGGTGGGCGCTCCCCAGGCTCTGGCCCTGCCAGGGCAGCAGGCAAATCGCACTGGAGGTCTCTTCGCTTGCCCCCTGAGCCTGGAAGAGACTGACTGCTACAGAGTGGACATCGACCGGGGAG CTGATGTGCAGAAGGAGAGTAAGGAGAACCAGTGGCTGGGAGTCAGTGTTCGGAGCCAGGGGCCTGGGGGCAAGATTGTT ACCTGCGCACACCGATACGAGGCGCGGCAGCGTGTAGACCAGATCCTGGAGACGAGGGATGTGATCGGCCGCTGCTTTGTTCTAAGCCAGGACCTGGCCATCCGAGATGAGCTGGATGGTGGGGAGTGGAAGTTCTGTGAGGGACGCCCCCAGGGCCACGAACAGTTCGGCTTCTGCCAGCAGGGCACGGCGGCTGCCTTCTCCCCTGACAGCCACTATCTCCTCTTTGGGGCTCCAGGAACCTATAACTGGAAGG GGTTGCTCTTTGTGACCAACATTGATAGCTCAGACCCTGACCAGCTGGTGTATAAAACTTTGGACCCTGCTGACCGGCTCCCAGGACTGGCCGGCGACTTGGCCCTGAATAGCTACTTAG GTTTCTCAATCGACTCGGGGAAGGGACTGATGCGAGCTGAGGAGCTGAGCTTTGTGGCAGGGGCCCCCCGTGCCAACCACAAGGGTGCTGTGGTCATTCTACGCAAAGACAGTGCCAGTCGCCTGGTGCCTGAAGTGACGCTGTCCGGGGAGCGCCTGACCTCCGGCTTTGGCTACTCGCTGGCCGTGGCTGATCTCAACAATGATGG CTGGACAGACCTGGTAGTTGGTGCCCCCTACTTCTTCGAGCGCCAAGAAGAACTGGGGGGTGCCGTGTATGTGTACATGAACGAGGGGGGTCACTGGGCCGGGGTCGCCCCTCTCCGGCTCTGCGGCTCCCCTGACTCCATGTTTGGGATCAGCCTGGCAGTCCTGGGGGACCTCAATCAAGACGGCTTCCCAG ACCTTGCTGTGGGGGCTCCCTTCGATGGGGATGGGAAGGTCTTTATCTACCACGGGAGCAGTCTGGGGGTTGTCACCAAGCCATCCCAG GTGTTGGAAGGTGAGGCCGTGGGCATAAAGAGCTTTGGCTACTCCCTGTCGGGTGGCCTGGACGTGGATGGGAACCACTATCCAGACTTGCTGGTGGGTTCCCTGGATGACACTGCTGCGCTCTTCAG GGCCAGGCCCGTCCTCCATGTCTCCCACGAGGTCTCTATTCTTCCACGAGCCATCGACCTAGAACAGCCCAACTGTGCCAATGGCCACTTGGTCTG CATGGACCTGAGGGTCTGTTTCAGCTATGTCGCATTGCCCAGCAGCTATAGCCCTACTGTGG CCCTGGATTACGTGTTAGATGGGGACACAGACCGGAGACTCCGGGGCCAGGTGCCCCGTGTGACCTTCCTGAGCCGTGGCCCCGATGACCCCAAGCACCAGTCCTCAGGCACCGTGTGGCTGAAACACCAGCATGACCGAGTCTGTGGAGACACCATGCTCCAGCTTCAG GAGAATGTCAAAGACAAGCTTCGGGCCATCGTCGTGACCCTGTCCTATGGTCTCCAGACCCCTCGGCTCCGACGACAGGCTCCTGGTCAGGGGCTGCCCCCAGTGGCCCCCATCCTCAACGCCCACCAGCCCAGCACCCAGCGGACAGAG ATCCACTTCCTGAAGCAAGGCTGTGGTGAAGACAAGATCTGCCAGAGCAATCTGCAGCTGGTCCACGCCCGGTTCTGTGCCCGCATCAGTGACACGGAGTTTCAGCCTCTGCCCAT GGATGCGGATGGGACGACAGCCTTGTTTGCTCTGAGTGGGCAGCCAGTCATCGGCCTGGAGCTGAAGGTCACCAATCTACCCTCggacccagcccagccccaggctgATGGGGATGATGCTCATGAAGCCCAGCTCCTGGTCACCCTCCCTGCCGCTCTACACTACTCGGGAGTCCGGGGCCTGGACCCTGTG GAGAAGCCGCTGTGCCTGTCTGATGAGAATGCCTCCCATGTCGAGTGTGAGCTGGGGAACCCCATGAAGAGAGGCGCCCAG GTTACCTTCTACCTCATCCTTAGCACCTCGGGGATCACCATTGAAACCGCAGAGCTGGAGGTGGAGCTGCTGTTGGCCAC CATCAGCGAGCAGGAGCTGCATCCAGTCTTGGCCCGTGCCCGTGTCTTCATTGAGCTGCCACTGTCCATCACGGG GGTGGCCATTCCCCAGCAGCTCTTCTTCTCCGGTGTGGTACGGGGAGAGAGTGCAATGCGGTCTGAGCGGGATGTGGGCAGCAAGGTCAAGTACGAGGTCACG GTTTCCAACCAAGGCCAGTCGCTCAACACCCTGGGCTCGGCCTTCCTCAACATCATGTGGCCCCATGAGATTGCCAACGGGAAGTGGTTGCTGTACCCCATGCGGGTGGAGCTGGAAGGCGGGCAGGGGTCCGGGCAGAGGGGGCTCTGTTCCCCCAGGCCCAACATCCTCCAACTG gaTGTGGACAGCAGGGACAGGAGGAAGCGGGAGCTGGAGCCACCGGAGTCACAGGAACCTCGAGAGCAGCCGGAGCCCAGCACGTCCTGGTGGCCAGTGTCCTCTGCTGAGAAGAGGAAAAACATCACCCTG GACTGTGCCCGGGGCACGGCCAACTGCATGGTGTTCAGCTGCCCTCTCTACAGCTTTGACCGCGCGGCTGTGCTGCACGTCTGGGGCCGCCTCTGGAACAGCACCTTCCTGGAG GAGTACTCAGCTGTAAAGTCTCTGGAAGTGATTGTTCGAGCCAACATCACCGTGAAATCCTCCATCAAGAACTTGCTGCTCAGAGATGCTTCCACGGTG atcCCGGTGATGGTGTACCTCGACCCTGCGGCTGTGGCGGCAGAAGGAGTCCCCTGGTGGGTCATCCTGTTGGCTGTACTAGCCGGGCTGCTGGTATTGGCGCTGCTGGTGCTGCTCATGTGGAAG TGTGGCTTCTTCCGTCGGAGCAGCCAGAGCTCATCTTTTCCCACCAACTATCACCGGGCCCGGCTGGCTGTGCAGCCCTCAGCTGTGGAAGCTGGGGGTCCAGGGACTGTGGG ATGGGATTCTTCAAGCGAGCGCGGTACCCCGAAGCCACCATACCCCAATACCATGCGGTGA